A window of Bacteroidota bacterium genomic DNA:
CTGACCGAATACAAAAAAGGCGGGTCCGTTTGCGGACTCGCCTTTTTGCGTTTCAATAGATACGTAATTTTAAGCGCCTATCTTGCTACCATTAAAGAAAGCACTTGCACGCTGGTATCTGTCCTTAACGCACCCCAATACACGCCAGCTGCAACACGGGTGCCGGCTGCATCATTTGCATCCCACACCACCTCGTGCATTCCCGCTGCATGAAAGCGAGAAACCAGTCGGCGCACCTTCCGCCCTGCCATGTCATAGATCTCCAGTTCAGCCTGTGTGGGTTGTTGGATCGCGTAGTGAATTGTGGTTTCCTCAACAAAAGGATTCGGCGCAGTATAGAGTTGGTCTTCGTTTGGGATGGGATCTCTTGTCGCTGCCACCGGCTGATTTAGCTGGAAAGTCTCCCAATGGGCCACGAGCGATCTGGTCGCGTGAAAGTTTGCGAAGCTGTAATCGTGTCTGGCGCCAGGGAAGAGCACGGTACTCGGAAAAGAGTTCACAATACCACGGACTGCCATGGAATCGACCAACTGGTTGGTACGCCGCATGTTTGTAAGGCCGTCATCATCACCCGTGTGGATATGAAACCGTATAGCGCGCAAGCTGTCGAGCTTTGCAGCATCAGCAGCCAGTAGCAAATTGATGGCGTTGTGCTTGAGCATATAGCCTACGTCGCGCGGTACGCCAAACAAGGGTCCAACCAGCTCATCATACGTATTATTCAACCAAAATGGATCATTGGGACCAACTTCCGCGACAGCAGGATCTTCAAGGTTATACCACATGTGGGTACCATCGTAGCTGCCAACCGAGCTAAACAAACCGGGATTTCGAAAGGTCAGGACCAGCGCAGTATACCCTCCAAAAGAAAAGCCGTCTACCCCTCGAAAAGCTGAAGAGGTCAGTGTACGGTATTGGTTTTCTATTTCGGGAACGAGGTCTTCAACAAAGTAATCTTCAAAGCGGCCACTGCCTATACCTGTTGCCTTAGTAAGATCCGGCTGTAGCATGTTAACCATCCCGGCCACACTACCGTCATCACTGCCGGTACTGGGACCCACCAATATCATTTCGCCTATCAATCCTTGCGCAATCAACGCATCAGCCACCTCCTTTAATCCTATCCCATTCCGCTCCGGAATCCCGGTATCAAACCATTCTCTTTCATGTAGCCGAAGAAAATATACAACTGGATACAGCGCGCTCCCCTCATCATATCCTTGTGGCAAATAGATAGCATACTGTTTGGGTACGCCGAGCACATCAGAATAGAAACTGTTAACCACCACTTGGCTCGCTGATTGCGCCAACACACTGCCTGGTAACAAAAACCAAACGCAGCAGAATACCTTGAGCATGCTGTACATCGCGCAACTGATTTATTTCATGTAAACCAAAGAGCGGGTTGCCGAATATCCGTTCGCTTTTAATCGATAGAAATACAGCCCGCCGGTCCTTTCGTCCGGTTGCCAATCTATGCTATGCTTCCCCGCTGTATAATACCCATGTACAAGCGATTCAATACGCCGGCCCAAGACATCATAAACATCCAGCTCGACGTCAGCTGACGACGCGAGTTCAAATACAATCGATGTGCTGCCAAATACCGGGTTTGGATAATTCTGGTACAGGGCGAATACAGCTTCCTGTTCTATAAGGTCATCCGCACCTGTTGAAACGGGATTTGCAATGGCATCATAAAGCCTGGGCACTACAGCATATGTACTCGCTGCGTTATCCTGATTAATCAGCACACAAATGCTTACCCCCGTTTCTGGCACATAAACCAGCATGGAGATAAAACCCGGTTTCAGCCCGGTATGGCCCCACATTTCGACCCCGTCAAACTCAAATCGCATGATACTGAGTCCGTATCCCGTGAAAGCTGTGCCGTTGCTGAGGGGCGTGAATTCCAGCATTTCGCCGCGTGTATCTTCCTGCAAAACATTGCCGGCAAACAACGCCTGCGCCCAGCTTGCCATATCTGCAGCTGTGGCCGTCATCCCGCCGGCTGCCCAAGACATGGTGTAATAGGCCGCACCGGACTTGGAAGCAACATTTTCAAACTGCCCGTCGCGGTCTGCATCAGTCCAATTATCCGACAGCACCCCAACAACAGGTTCTTCGGGCGTAAAAAAGGAGTGCTGTAGCAATTGCGGATTGTAGAGCCTGCTCCGCAGGAGCGCCACCATGGATGAGTCGGTGGCGGCTTTCGCAACCATCCCCAGCAAGTGGTAATTCGAGTTGGAATAATCAAATGCGCGCCCCGGCTGCAGCACTGGGCGCAT
This region includes:
- a CDS encoding alpha/beta hydrolase-fold protein, translated to MAQSASQVVVNSFYSDVLGVPKQYAIYLPQGYDEGSALYPVVYFLRLHEREWFDTGIPERNGIGLKEVADALIAQGLIGEMILVGPSTGSDDGSVAGMVNMLQPDLTKATGIGSGRFEDYFVEDLVPEIENQYRTLTSSAFRGVDGFSFGGYTALVLTFRNPGLFSSVGSYDGTHMWYNLEDPAVAEVGPNDPFWLNNTYDELVGPLFGVPRDVGYMLKHNAINLLLAADAAKLDSLRAIRFHIHTGDDDGLTNMRRTNQLVDSMAVRGIVNSFPSTVLFPGARHDYSFANFHATRSLVAHWETFQLNQPVAATRDPIPNEDQLYTAPNPFVEETTIHYAIQQPTQAELEIYDMAGRKVRRLVSRFHAAGMHEVVWDANDAAGTRVAAGVYWGALRTDTSVQVLSLMVAR
- a CDS encoding serine hydrolase, producing MIRKRITISFCALMLCLGHLLPGYAQSNAQFDVVLAERLQNALMSEYSRQELKGISAAVFVPAQGMWRGVAGIAGEGALDLVTDSTHFAVASITKTFTGAIILQLAEEGRLSLDDSLHQWLEPYQYINLDITLRQLLGHTSGLYNITDNPEFWTAFWADPARNWTPEEILTQFMMRPVLQPGRAFDYSNSNYHLLGMVAKAATDSSMVALLRSRLYNPQLLQHSFFTPEEPVVGVLSDNWTDADRDGQFENVASKSGAAYYTMSWAAGGMTATAADMASWAQALFAGNVLQEDTRGEMLEFTPLSNGTAFTGYGLSIMRFEFDGVEMWGHTGLKPGFISMLVYVPETGVSICVLINQDNAASTYAVVPRLYDAIANPVSTGADDLIEQEAVFALYQNYPNPVFGSTSIVFELASSADVELDVYDVLGRRIESLVHGYYTAGKHSIDWQPDERTGGLYFYRLKANGYSATRSLVYMK